The Manis javanica isolate MJ-LG chromosome 4, MJ_LKY, whole genome shotgun sequence genome contains a region encoding:
- the ACTL8 gene encoding actin-like protein 8: MAASTIIIDHGSGFLKSGLSGWNEPQMVLPSIVNYIPCRENPGPSYAQRRVSLGIDIYRPDTFSYPIQRGRVLNWEGVEHIWSIVLDKFRQEHADSPVMITESPLKEPVYRQKTLEIMFELLNVPSILLADQMEMSLYASGLLTGTVVDSGYGLSRVQPFHLGRPLRPSGKTLEFAGQDLSGYLFKSLFKEDCNQHNLFQLETVASTQMTKCYVPQNLGEALDLRQNMPSGSDESNTYLLPDGTPVELTPLQRLAPEMFFNPQVFDLQGPSITQVAVDSIRACEAPMQPLLVSHIVACGGNTLYPGFTKRLYKELITDHFFPSMATMWMGSNRHFSVWLGASVVAHLSTYKSEWVTKAEYEESLRL; the protein is encoded by the exons ATGGCCGCCAGCACCATTATCATCGACCACGGGTCTGGCTTCCTGAAGTCTGGCCTGTCGGGGTGGAATGAACCCCAGATGGTCCTCCCGAGCATCGTGAACTACATCCCGTGCagggagaatcctggccccagCTATGCCCAGAGGCGCGTGAGTTTAGGCATCGACATTTACCGTCCTGACACCTTTAGCTACCCTATCCAGCGTGGCCGTGTCCTCAACTGGGAGGGTGTGGAGCACATCTGGTCAATTGTCCTGGATAAATTTAGGCAGGAACATGCAGACTCGCCTGTGATGATCACAGAGTCCCCTCTGAAGGAGCCTGTGTACCGACAGAAGACCCTGGAG ATAATGTTTGAGTTACTGAATGTCCCATCCATTCTCTTGGCTGACCAGATGGAGATGTCCTTGTACGCTTCTGGCCTCCTGACAGGCACAGTGGTAGATTCTGGCTATGGCCTGAGCCGCGTGCAGCCCTTCCATCTGGGCCGCCCCTTACGGCCCAGTGGGAAGACGCTGGAGTTTGCAGGCCAGGATCTCTCTGGCTATCTCTTCAAGAGCCTTTTCAAGGAAGATTGCAATCAACACAACCTGTTTCAGCTGGAAACGGTTGCCAGCACCCAGATGACCAAGTGCTACGTGCCTCAGAATTTGGGGGAGGCACTGGACTTGCGTCAGAACATGCCAAGTGGCTCTGATGAGAGCAACACCTATCTGCTCCCGGATGGCACCCCGGTGGAGCTGACCCCGTTGCAGCGGCTGGCTCCCGAGATGTTCTTCAATCCCCAGGTGTTCGACCTGCAAGGGCCCAGCATCACTCAGGTTGCGGTGGATTCCATCAGGGCCTGTGAGGCCCCCATGCAGCCGCTGCTCGTCTCCCACATTGTGGCCTGCGGGGGGAACACCCTCTACCCAGGCTTCACAAAGCGCCTGTACAAGGAGTTGATCACTGATCACTTCTTCCCCTCCATGGCCACCATGTGGATGGGTTCCAACAGACACTTCAGTGTCTGGCTGGGCGCGTCTGTGGTGGCACATCTGTCTACTTACAAGTCTGAGTGGGTTACCAAAGCCGAGTATGAGGAGAGCCTGAGGCTGTGA